In one window of Leptidea sinapis chromosome 31, ilLepSina1.1, whole genome shotgun sequence DNA:
- the LOC126974136 gene encoding cuticle protein 3 has product MFRLFIIAFVIAVGTCQQQEGAKRVPKYAGDPRTAAIVQEARYLSGNGAFGAAYQQEDGINFKEETDADGNRRGSYSYIDPNGQKKTVNYVAGKNGFQAVGDHIPTAPLAAAPTPGYTPDPRYQPAEYNAPQQQQYSAPRNYNAKPSVDDGQYHPELYEQENYVAPQPQRQQYQAQPEYQAQPQYQAQPQYQANSIYTGVQQAQYSGIQSQQYNAPQARQEQYYEPTTPPPTRFFPPGKFSLNRAPDGYTYSFHKV; this is encoded by the coding sequence ATGTTTAGGCTCTTTATAATCGCTTTTGTGATTGCAGTTGGCACGTGCCAACAGCAAGAAGGAGCGAAACGTGTTCCGAAATACGCTGGTGATCCAAGAACAGCCGCTATTGTACAAGAAGCACGTTACCTTAGTGGCAATGGAGCCTTTGGAGCTGCCTATCAACAAGAAGACGGCATCAACTTCAAGGAAGAAACTGACGCAGATGGTAACAGAAGAGGCAGCTACTCCTACATCGACCCAAATGGACAGAAAAAGACTGTGAACTACGTTGCAGGCAAAAATGGTTTCCAGGCCGTTGGTGACCACATCCCCACAGCACCATTAGCCGCTGCACCAACACCCGGATACACGCCAGACCCTCGTTACCAGCCAGCAGAATACAATGCTCCTCAACAGCAGCAGTACTCTGCACCACGTAACTATAATGCCAAGCCTAGTGTAGATGATGGTCAATATCACCCAGAATTGTACGAACAAGAGAACTACGTTGCTCCCCAGCCACAAAGACAGCAGTACCAAGCTCAGCCAGAATACCAGGCGCAACCACAATACCAGGCCCAACCACAATACCAGGCTAACAGCATTTACACCGGTGTGCAACAAGCCCAATACAGTGGAATTCAGTCCCAACAATACAACGCACCTCAAGCTCGCCAAGAGCAATATTATGAACCCACAACACCTCCCCCAACAAGATTCTTCCCCCCCGGCAAGTTCAGTCTCAATAGAGCACCTGACGGCTACACTTACTCTTTCCACAAAGTTTAA